One Vibrio sp. 16 genomic window carries:
- a CDS encoding restriction endonuclease subunit S, producing MTEQMNVPKLRFEEFSENWQAIELGELMTFKNGINASREQYGRGVKFINVMDIIENDYITYDRIVGSVDVENKEFEKNIVEYGDILFQRSSETREEVGQANVYLDKKNVATFGGFVIRGKKVGDFDSVCMNYLLKTDKARKEVTTKSGGSTRYNVGQATLSAVNIDLPPCIPEQQKIASFLSKVDEKIALLAEKKDKLAEYKKGVMQQLFNGKWEEQDGQLTFVPPTLRFKAADGSEFSDWEEIELGKLSKKSTVKNKDTSVSAVLTNSATQGIIHQADYFDRDIANQSNLDGYYVVKPNDFVYNPRISIPAPVGPINRNKLDVGVMSPLYTVFTVNKSVNLSYLEYFFKTTKWHRYMNSIANFGARHDRMNITTSDFFKMPIPVPCIEEQNKIVQFVSSIDQKLDLANSEFEKAKEWKRGLLQQMFV from the coding sequence ATGACAGAACAAATGAATGTGCCGAAGCTAAGGTTTGAAGAGTTTTCTGAGAATTGGCAAGCAATTGAGCTAGGCGAATTGATGACCTTTAAAAATGGTATCAATGCATCAAGAGAGCAATACGGACGTGGTGTTAAATTTATTAACGTAATGGATATTATTGAGAATGACTATATCACTTACGATCGAATAGTTGGCTCTGTTGATGTAGAAAACAAAGAGTTTGAAAAGAATATCGTTGAATATGGCGATATCCTGTTCCAAAGAAGCTCTGAGACTAGAGAGGAAGTGGGACAGGCTAACGTTTATTTGGATAAGAAGAACGTTGCTACATTTGGCGGTTTTGTTATTCGAGGAAAAAAGGTTGGCGACTTTGACTCTGTTTGCATGAACTATCTTTTGAAAACAGATAAAGCTCGCAAAGAAGTTACTACTAAGAGTGGTGGTAGCACTCGTTATAACGTCGGTCAAGCAACACTATCAGCCGTCAATATTGACCTACCTCCTTGTATTCCAGAACAACAAAAAATCGCCTCTTTCTTATCAAAAGTCGATGAGAAGATCGCCCTACTAGCAGAGAAAAAAGACAAGCTCGCCGAGTACAAAAAAGGTGTGATGCAGCAATTGTTCAATGGTAAATGGGAAGAGCAAGATGGGCAGCTAACCTTTGTCCCGCCGACATTGCGCTTTAAAGCAGCTGACGGTAGCGAGTTTTCTGATTGGGAAGAGATTGAACTTGGTAAACTGAGCAAGAAATCTACGGTCAAAAACAAAGACACTAGCGTAAGTGCTGTTCTCACAAATTCAGCGACACAAGGCATTATTCATCAAGCTGATTACTTTGACAGGGACATTGCGAACCAGAGTAATTTAGATGGCTACTATGTGGTAAAACCTAATGACTTTGTTTACAACCCTAGGATATCTATCCCAGCACCAGTAGGACCGATTAACAGAAATAAGCTAGATGTCGGAGTCATGTCTCCGTTATACACTGTTTTTACAGTGAACAAGAGCGTGAACCTAAGCTATCTTGAGTATTTCTTTAAAACTACAAAATGGCATCGCTACATGAATAGCATTGCAAATTTTGGTGCCCGCCATGACCGAATGAATATCACAACAAGTGATTTTTTCAAAATGCCGATTCCAGTGCCATGTATTGAAGAGCAAAACAAAATCGTTCAGTTTGTTTCATCTATCGACCAGAAGCTCGACCTCGCCAACTCCGAGTTTGAAAAAGCTAAAGAGTGGAAGAGGGGTTTATTACAACAAATGTTCGTTTAA
- a CDS encoding type I restriction-modification system subunit M has translation MVQQHQQELQKQLWNIANTLRGNMSADDFRDYILGLIFYKYLSDKLNRYCDELLAEDGITFIGAVDNKELLNDLREECVENLGYFIAPKQLFSSLAGRGKKQEFIIDELDRTLADIEQSTTAADSADDFNGLFEELDLNSSKLGKNPDARNKLISQVLVHLDNIDFHLENTEIDLLGDAYEYLIGQFASGAGKKAGEFYTPQQVSKILAKLVSLNGNVKSVYDPTCGSGSLLLRVAREVGSHNLEFCGQEQNPSTYNLARMNMLMHGVRYDKFDIKNDDTLEHPMHLEQRFDAVVANPPFSANWSANELHLNSERFADYGKLAPKSKADFAFVLHMIHQLNETGTLAVVVPHGILFRGAAEGHIRKHLIEKKNYLDAVIGLPAGIFFGTGIPTCILVFKKNRKNDDNVLFIDASNHFEKGKAQNFMRNDDVERIVEAYSKRESVEKFAHVAKLIEIEENDYNLNIPRYVDTFEEEEPVALDTVASELAELETKMHSVDADIADFCSQLNIKAPF, from the coding sequence ATGGTTCAACAACACCAACAAGAACTTCAAAAACAGCTCTGGAACATCGCCAACACACTACGTGGCAATATGTCAGCAGACGACTTTCGTGACTACATTCTGGGGCTTATCTTCTACAAGTATTTATCAGACAAGCTAAACCGCTACTGTGATGAGCTACTTGCCGAAGATGGCATTACCTTTATTGGTGCTGTTGATAATAAAGAACTACTCAATGACTTACGTGAAGAGTGTGTTGAAAACCTAGGCTACTTTATTGCGCCTAAGCAGCTTTTCTCTAGCCTAGCAGGGCGTGGTAAGAAGCAAGAGTTTATTATCGATGAGCTTGATCGCACTCTTGCTGATATTGAACAATCCACCACAGCGGCGGATTCTGCCGACGACTTCAACGGTTTGTTCGAAGAGTTAGACCTTAACTCAAGCAAGCTGGGTAAAAATCCAGATGCACGTAATAAGCTAATTAGTCAGGTCTTGGTTCACCTCGATAACATCGACTTCCACCTAGAAAATACCGAGATTGATTTGCTGGGCGATGCCTATGAATACCTTATCGGTCAGTTTGCTTCTGGTGCGGGTAAAAAGGCGGGTGAGTTCTATACCCCGCAACAGGTAAGTAAGATCCTCGCAAAGCTTGTTAGCCTAAATGGGAATGTGAAATCGGTATACGACCCTACTTGTGGTTCAGGCTCATTGCTACTGCGTGTTGCTCGTGAAGTCGGCAGCCACAACCTTGAGTTTTGTGGTCAGGAGCAAAACCCAAGCACTTATAACCTTGCTCGTATGAATATGCTGATGCACGGTGTGCGGTACGATAAATTCGACATCAAAAACGATGACACGCTAGAGCATCCAATGCACCTAGAGCAGCGTTTTGATGCGGTCGTGGCAAATCCTCCGTTTTCAGCGAACTGGAGTGCTAACGAACTGCACTTAAACAGTGAACGCTTTGCTGACTACGGCAAGCTTGCCCCTAAATCGAAAGCTGATTTCGCTTTTGTTCTTCACATGATTCACCAATTGAATGAAACGGGCACGCTAGCGGTCGTTGTTCCTCACGGCATCCTATTCCGCGGTGCGGCAGAAGGTCATATCCGTAAGCACCTTATCGAGAAAAAGAACTACCTAGATGCCGTGATTGGCTTACCAGCGGGTATCTTCTTCGGTACAGGTATCCCGACTTGTATTTTAGTGTTTAAGAAGAATCGTAAGAACGATGATAACGTGCTGTTTATCGACGCATCTAACCACTTCGAAAAAGGCAAAGCACAAAACTTTATGCGTAATGACGACGTTGAGCGCATTGTTGAAGCCTACAGCAAACGTGAATCTGTTGAAAAGTTTGCCCACGTTGCCAAGCTTATTGAGATTGAAGAAAACGATTACAACCTCAACATCCCTCGTTACGTTGATACCTTTGAAGAGGAAGAGCCTGTTGCTCTGGATACGGTAGCCTCTGAACTTGCTGAGCTAGAGACCAAAATGCACTCAGTGGATGCAGATATTGCCGACTTCTGTTCTCAACTAAACATCAAGGCACCATTCTAA
- a CDS encoding YagK/YfjJ domain-containing protein — protein sequence MCQILNHPSKKHLAYFLYQDHPHLIFNSKKGIIPEILNKSFKLVDTMLTYYSKVTAVFVQLHQAQPTEDNQLLTIMLQRLKAALKKHYRCEVGYFWVREQNDANSQHYHMIVLLSGHKCQQSQLVDTASGNAWKSIHPDNFRFKPKNRIYRIKRDGSYRELRALRMRMSYMAKREGKNTIASNVNSYQCCRLKKNCKLLSENFSSNQTP from the coding sequence ATGTGCCAGATCCTAAACCATCCGTCAAAGAAACATCTTGCTTACTTTCTATATCAAGATCACCCTCATCTAATCTTTAATAGCAAGAAAGGCATCATTCCTGAGATCTTAAATAAGTCTTTTAAGCTGGTGGATACTATGCTCACTTACTATAGCAAAGTGACGGCTGTGTTTGTCCAACTCCACCAAGCTCAACCAACCGAAGATAACCAGTTGCTAACCATTATGCTCCAAAGGTTAAAAGCAGCGTTAAAAAAACACTATCGCTGTGAAGTTGGATATTTTTGGGTTAGAGAACAAAACGATGCTAACTCCCAGCACTACCATATGATTGTGTTACTTAGCGGTCATAAGTGTCAACAAAGTCAACTGGTAGATACTGCTTCCGGCAACGCTTGGAAGAGCATTCACCCCGACAATTTCAGGTTTAAACCTAAAAATCGCATCTATCGAATAAAGCGAGACGGGAGTTATCGTGAGCTTAGAGCTTTAAGAATGCGTATGAGTTACATGGCAAAAAGAGAAGGGAAAAACACAATAGCTTCGAACGTGAACTCATACCAATGCTGCCGCTTAAAGAAAAATTGCAAATTGCTAAGTGAAAACTTTTCTTCCAATCAAACCCCATGA
- the fis gene encoding DNA-binding transcriptional regulator Fis, protein MFEQNLTSEALTVTTVTSQDQITQKPLRDSVKASLKNYLAQLNGQEVTELYELVLAEVEQPLLDTIMQYTRGNQTRAATMMGINRGTLRKKLKKYGMN, encoded by the coding sequence ATGTTCGAACAAAATCTGACTTCAGAAGCATTAACAGTAACTACAGTAACGTCACAAGACCAGATTACTCAAAAGCCTTTACGTGACTCTGTTAAAGCATCTCTTAAAAACTACTTGGCACAACTAAACGGCCAAGAAGTAACAGAGCTATACGAATTAGTTCTAGCTGAAGTTGAACAGCCACTACTAGATACTATCATGCAGTACACTCGCGGTAACCAAACTCGCGCAGCAACGATGATGGGTATCAACCGCGGTACTCTTCGCAAGAAACTTAAGAAATACGGCATGAACTAA
- the dusB gene encoding tRNA dihydrouridine synthase DusB, translated as MKIGNYQLKNNLIVAPMAGVTDRPFRELCLRYGAGMAVSEMMSSNPKLWKTSKSKQRMVHEGESGIRSVQIAGADPQLMADAAQFSVENGAQIIDINMGCPAKKVNKKLAGSALLQYPDIIEDILKAVVNAVDVPVTLKTRTGWDTDNKNCVQIAKLAEDCGIQALALHGRTKACMYKGEAEYNSIKAVKQAISIPVIANGDIDSPEKAKFVLEYTGADALMIGRPAQGRPWIFQEIQHFLENGTTMPDLPLAEVKDILLGHVNALHEFYGEYLGPRIARKHVGWYLKEHEQASEFRRTFNAIDVAELQLEALEGYFDLA; from the coding sequence TTGAAAATCGGAAATTACCAACTTAAGAACAATCTCATCGTTGCCCCTATGGCAGGTGTGACGGATAGACCATTCCGAGAGTTGTGTCTCCGCTATGGTGCAGGTATGGCCGTCAGTGAAATGATGTCGTCTAATCCGAAACTATGGAAAACCTCAAAATCAAAGCAGCGCATGGTACATGAAGGCGAATCGGGCATTCGCTCTGTACAGATTGCGGGTGCTGATCCACAGCTTATGGCCGACGCTGCTCAGTTTAGTGTTGAAAACGGTGCGCAAATCATCGATATCAACATGGGCTGTCCAGCCAAAAAAGTGAATAAAAAGCTAGCCGGCTCTGCGCTACTACAGTATCCAGATATCATCGAAGATATCCTGAAAGCTGTGGTGAATGCAGTCGATGTTCCTGTGACATTAAAAACCCGTACTGGCTGGGATACAGACAACAAAAACTGTGTCCAAATCGCTAAATTAGCCGAAGACTGCGGCATACAAGCTCTCGCCCTTCACGGACGTACCAAAGCATGTATGTACAAAGGCGAGGCCGAATACAACAGCATTAAAGCGGTCAAACAAGCGATCTCTATTCCGGTTATTGCTAACGGTGATATCGATAGCCCAGAGAAAGCAAAATTTGTCCTAGAGTACACTGGGGCAGACGCTTTGATGATTGGACGCCCTGCCCAAGGTCGTCCGTGGATTTTTCAGGAAATCCAACACTTTTTGGAAAACGGCACGACGATGCCTGATCTTCCCCTTGCGGAAGTGAAAGACATCCTGCTTGGTCATGTGAATGCACTCCATGAGTTTTATGGAGAGTATTTAGGTCCACGTATCGCGCGTAAGCACGTGGGTTGGTACCTAAAAGAACATGAACAAGCAAGTGAGTTTCGCCGTACCTTCAATGCCATCGATGTAGCAGAGCTGCAACTTGAAGCATTAGAAGGTTATTTTGATTTAGCCTAA
- the prmA gene encoding 50S ribosomal protein L11 methyltransferase, whose protein sequence is MPWIQIKLNATNDNAEQIGDMLMEETGALSVTFLDAHDTPVFEPLPGETRLWGDTDILALYDAEADTNFIIEQTKLSGLLPEGFAYKVEQLEDKDWEREWMDNFHPMKFGERLWICPSWRDIPEPDAVNVMLDPGLAFGTGTHPTTALCLEWLEGLDLTGKTVIDFGCGSGILAIAAIKLGAEKVIGIDIDPQALLASKDNAERNGVADQLEVFLPQDQPEGLIADVVVANILAGPLRDLSPIIKSLVKPNGELAMSGVLDTQAEDVANYYRDELHIAPIKEQSEWCRISGRKQG, encoded by the coding sequence ATGCCTTGGATTCAAATCAAACTCAACGCGACCAATGATAACGCTGAACAGATCGGCGATATGTTAATGGAAGAAACGGGCGCCCTTTCTGTTACCTTTCTAGATGCTCACGATACCCCTGTATTCGAGCCTCTACCGGGTGAGACACGCTTGTGGGGTGATACTGATATCCTTGCACTTTATGATGCAGAAGCTGACACCAACTTCATCATAGAGCAAACTAAGCTCAGCGGTTTACTTCCTGAAGGCTTTGCTTACAAAGTTGAGCAACTTGAGGATAAAGACTGGGAACGCGAGTGGATGGATAACTTCCACCCAATGAAATTTGGTGAGCGTCTATGGATTTGCCCAAGCTGGCGTGACATCCCTGAGCCTGACGCGGTCAACGTAATGTTAGATCCAGGTTTGGCCTTTGGTACTGGTACTCACCCTACTACCGCTCTCTGTCTTGAATGGCTAGAAGGCTTAGATTTAACGGGCAAAACCGTCATCGACTTTGGCTGTGGCTCCGGTATTCTCGCGATCGCTGCGATCAAGCTTGGTGCTGAGAAAGTTATCGGGATCGATATTGATCCTCAAGCATTGCTCGCCTCTAAAGACAATGCCGAGCGTAATGGCGTTGCTGACCAACTGGAAGTATTCCTTCCTCAAGATCAACCTGAAGGACTGATCGCCGACGTTGTGGTAGCGAACATCCTAGCAGGTCCTCTGCGCGATCTTTCGCCAATTATTAAGTCATTGGTGAAGCCAAATGGTGAGCTCGCAATGTCCGGCGTTTTGGATACGCAAGCGGAAGATGTTGCTAACTATTACCGTGACGAGCTTCACATTGCTCCTATCAAAGAGCAGAGTGAATGGTGTCGCATCTCTGGTCGCAAGCAAGGCTAG
- a CDS encoding helix-turn-helix transcriptional regulator → MLKHTAQNLNLPLKPTDRLIREEERRALTSISRSQAWVLEQKGQFPKRRKLGNRSVAWVLSEIMEWIETREGA, encoded by the coding sequence ATGCTTAAACATACAGCTCAGAACCTCAATTTACCCTTAAAACCTACCGACCGTCTTATTCGAGAAGAAGAGCGGCGAGCCCTTACGTCTATATCTCGCTCTCAAGCATGGGTTCTTGAGCAAAAAGGCCAGTTCCCTAAGCGGAGAAAACTAGGAAATCGCTCTGTCGCGTGGGTACTGTCTGAAATCATGGAATGGATTGAAACAAGAGAGGGGGCTTAA
- a CDS encoding HGGxSTG domain-containing protein: MTQKRFDLSTLPLCGATTTSGTPCKRRGSKNNGRCKLHGGQSTGPRTKSGKLKSSRNAAKKMPTWAMCKITDKEQALFNQAYQALQVIKTLGPNIPKYGDTTLNTVVEVNREALEVMKFAILQEFGMQDFILLQAALDQYYQDSGAPHLECHVHYTLFSHPQFNRWRSQRQSDYLDEYLDKAATKEMRKLERNFKKMQLGQ; the protein is encoded by the coding sequence ATGACACAAAAACGTTTCGACTTATCGACTCTGCCTCTGTGTGGAGCGACAACAACATCAGGCACACCATGTAAACGGCGCGGTTCAAAAAACAATGGCAGATGCAAATTACATGGAGGGCAGTCTACTGGACCGAGAACTAAGTCAGGGAAATTAAAATCAAGCCGTAATGCGGCAAAGAAAATGCCAACTTGGGCTATGTGCAAAATCACTGATAAAGAACAAGCCCTATTCAATCAAGCTTATCAAGCCTTACAAGTAATAAAGACTCTTGGACCAAACATCCCTAAATATGGTGATACAACCCTAAATACAGTCGTTGAAGTGAACAGGGAAGCTCTAGAAGTAATGAAATTCGCAATACTGCAAGAGTTCGGTATGCAGGACTTTATTTTGTTACAAGCTGCTTTAGACCAATACTACCAAGACTCGGGGGCCCCTCACTTAGAGTGTCACGTGCATTACACTCTATTTAGCCATCCACAGTTCAATCGCTGGCGATCTCAAAGGCAAAGTGACTACTTGGATGAGTATCTAGATAAGGCTGCTACAAAGGAAATGAGGAAGCTTGAACGCAACTTCAAGAAAATGCAGTTAGGACAGTAG
- a CDS encoding type I restriction endonuclease subunit R: MSTQSEAQLEKELIDQLIAADFKPVDIGNAEALKANLKTQLEKANSVTLTEREFESVLIKLEKGSIFDKSKRLKGKVDVTREDGTTDYLTLLFDDASKNHFQVTNQITIQGTYENRYDVTILVNGLPLIQIELKRRGIELAEAFNQIKRYDKHTYGAQGGLFNYVQLFVISNGVNTKYFSNNRDLSFKQTFHWTDVENNKINSLPQFADAFLNRPHLTKMLSRYIVQNESGKFLMVLRPYQFYAVEAIVSQVKTNNNHGYIWHTTGSGKTLTSFKTAQILSTLEDVDRVVFVVDRKDLDYQTAKEFDAFLRGSVDSTGDTKSLLNQFLGSRPPPPKNTAKKALNTKDSSANDGEELPQVAEYAPIYSNKVNRINKLTITTIQKLNNLITKPRFKGQVEHLRQERVVFIFDECHRSQFGETHQNIVDFFEKAQLFGFTGTPIFADNATAKKVEGKGTQKRTTKDLFGERLHSYVIVDAIKDDNVLPFAIEYYGKLKHKNDSMDVDVSSIDVAEFFSSPKRIKQVCEHIIGIHGHKTKRKFNAMLCVASVPDLITYYDTFKALKEEGKHKLNIGTIFSYGVNEEEEFEGEVNVKGLAEANAKVHSRDKLDAYIEDYNRQFGTSYSTQDTDSFYNYYKDLSNRTKNGEVDILLVVNMFLTGFDAPGLNTIYVDKNLKYHGLVQAFSRTNRLNGTVKSHGNVMCYRNLKPQADEAFTLFSNKQPIEFIEVPDLNGLTEDFAKALEALKAIAPDVQSVDDLPDEDMQAGFIKQFRILMRLKNQLETFSDFDIETLGMSEQEFVDYASKYSDLARELKKGPADKESILADIDFELELLQRDEVNVSYIRHLLMTMFEESCDEAKEKKRQVIANLLATEPTLYSKRSLIEDFIEKSMQGLVQGAEFDEYIEEQKQKELSLIAEEEKLDTDKFSEMVTNIENGMSVDSLKSDDIAQLTTEKMTFRTRRTILPRIAERLKGFAATFIEGFH, translated from the coding sequence ATGAGCACACAATCAGAAGCACAACTTGAAAAAGAGCTAATCGATCAGCTTATCGCTGCCGATTTCAAACCTGTTGATATTGGTAACGCTGAGGCGCTGAAGGCGAACCTAAAAACTCAGCTTGAGAAAGCCAATAGCGTCACGCTAACAGAGCGTGAGTTTGAAAGTGTGCTCATCAAGCTTGAAAAAGGCAGCATCTTCGATAAATCCAAGCGCTTAAAGGGCAAGGTGGATGTCACTCGTGAAGATGGCACCACCGACTACCTGACTTTATTGTTTGATGATGCCAGCAAGAACCACTTCCAAGTGACCAATCAGATCACCATTCAAGGGACGTACGAGAACCGCTACGACGTCACCATCTTGGTGAATGGTTTACCGCTAATTCAAATTGAACTAAAACGCCGAGGCATTGAATTGGCGGAAGCTTTCAATCAGATAAAACGCTACGACAAACATACCTATGGTGCGCAAGGCGGGCTGTTCAACTACGTACAGTTGTTTGTTATCTCGAACGGCGTTAACACCAAATATTTCTCTAATAACCGTGATCTTTCGTTTAAGCAGACTTTCCACTGGACGGACGTTGAAAATAACAAGATTAACTCGCTGCCTCAGTTTGCTGATGCGTTCTTAAATCGACCTCATCTGACTAAGATGCTCAGCCGTTATATTGTGCAGAATGAGTCAGGTAAGTTTTTGATGGTGCTACGCCCTTACCAATTCTATGCGGTAGAAGCGATCGTTAGTCAGGTTAAAACCAACAATAACCACGGTTACATTTGGCACACGACAGGCAGTGGTAAGACGCTGACTAGCTTCAAAACCGCCCAGATCCTCTCTACACTTGAAGATGTGGATAGAGTGGTATTTGTGGTCGACCGCAAAGATCTCGACTACCAAACTGCAAAAGAGTTTGATGCCTTTTTAAGAGGCAGTGTCGACAGCACGGGTGACACTAAGAGCCTTCTGAATCAGTTCCTCGGTTCTCGACCACCTCCACCAAAGAACACGGCGAAGAAAGCGCTAAACACCAAAGATAGTAGTGCCAACGACGGTGAAGAGCTGCCACAAGTTGCTGAGTATGCACCGATCTACAGTAATAAAGTCAATCGCATCAACAAGCTCACCATCACTACAATTCAAAAGCTTAATAACCTGATAACCAAACCTCGCTTTAAAGGACAGGTTGAGCACTTACGCCAAGAGCGAGTGGTCTTTATCTTTGATGAATGCCATCGTAGCCAATTTGGCGAAACACACCAAAACATCGTCGACTTCTTTGAAAAAGCACAGCTATTTGGTTTTACGGGGACACCTATCTTCGCTGACAATGCGACCGCTAAAAAAGTCGAAGGCAAAGGCACACAGAAGCGAACTACAAAAGATCTGTTTGGTGAACGCCTTCATAGCTATGTGATTGTTGATGCGATCAAAGATGACAACGTGCTTCCATTTGCTATTGAGTATTACGGCAAGCTAAAACATAAAAATGACAGCATGGATGTCGACGTAAGCAGTATCGATGTCGCCGAGTTCTTTAGCTCTCCAAAGCGCATTAAACAAGTGTGTGAGCACATCATCGGTATCCACGGTCATAAGACCAAACGCAAGTTTAACGCCATGCTGTGTGTGGCAAGTGTGCCTGATCTCATCACCTACTACGACACATTCAAAGCCCTTAAAGAAGAGGGCAAACATAAGCTCAATATCGGCACCATCTTTAGCTACGGTGTAAATGAGGAAGAAGAGTTCGAAGGTGAGGTCAATGTCAAAGGCTTAGCGGAAGCCAACGCCAAAGTTCATAGCCGAGACAAGCTAGATGCTTACATCGAAGACTATAACCGACAGTTTGGTACAAGCTATTCGACCCAAGATACCGACAGTTTCTACAACTACTACAAGGATCTATCGAACCGCACGAAGAACGGTGAAGTGGATATCTTGCTAGTGGTGAATATGTTCCTTACAGGTTTTGATGCCCCCGGCTTAAACACCATCTATGTCGATAAAAACCTTAAATATCATGGTTTGGTGCAAGCTTTCTCCCGCACCAACCGCTTAAATGGCACAGTGAAGTCGCATGGTAATGTTATGTGTTACCGCAACCTTAAGCCACAAGCGGACGAAGCATTTACCCTGTTCTCAAATAAACAGCCAATCGAGTTTATTGAAGTTCCAGACCTTAACGGCTTGACCGAGGACTTTGCTAAAGCACTTGAAGCGTTGAAAGCAATTGCTCCTGACGTGCAAAGTGTCGATGACTTGCCTGACGAAGACATGCAAGCAGGCTTTATTAAGCAGTTCCGCATCTTGATGCGGTTAAAGAACCAACTTGAGACATTTAGCGATTTCGACATTGAAACGCTTGGTATGTCTGAGCAAGAATTCGTTGACTATGCCTCTAAATACAGCGATTTAGCCCGTGAACTCAAGAAAGGGCCTGCTGATAAAGAGTCTATCTTAGCGGACATCGATTTTGAGCTAGAGCTACTCCAACGTGATGAAGTCAACGTTAGCTATATTCGTCACTTACTAATGACCATGTTCGAAGAGTCTTGTGACGAAGCAAAAGAGAAGAAGCGCCAAGTTATCGCTAACTTACTGGCTACTGAACCGACTTTGTATAGCAAGCGTTCTCTCATCGAAGATTTTATTGAGAAGTCGATGCAAGGCTTAGTGCAAGGTGCTGAGTTTGATGAGTACATCGAAGAGCAGAAGCAAAAAGAGCTAAGCCTGATAGCAGAAGAAGAGAAGTTGGACACCGATAAGTTCAGCGAAATGGTGACGAACATCGAGAACGGTATGAGTGTAGACAGCTTGAAGTCGGATGATATCGCCCAGCTAACAACAGAGAAGATGACCTTCAGAACACGCCGCACAATCCTTCCTCGTATCGCAGAGCGGCTGAAAGGGTTCGCTGCGACCTTTATCGAAGGTTTTCATTAA
- a CDS encoding helix-turn-helix transcriptional regulator — protein MGKTRYYDYSRAMTQEAPTKIVTKKQLAQETGKSLSTIGRMIKDGRVPEPLRTPRGNTGGWFRATINKWLEEQETQ, from the coding sequence ATGGGTAAAACACGTTACTACGATTACAGCCGTGCGATGACCCAAGAAGCGCCAACAAAGATCGTAACTAAAAAGCAGCTAGCACAAGAAACAGGAAAAAGCTTATCCACTATTGGGAGAATGATAAAGGATGGGCGAGTTCCAGAACCGTTAAGAACCCCTAGAGGTAATACTGGCGGATGGTTCAGGGCAACAATTAATAAGTGGTTAGAAGAACAAGAAACCCAATAA